The sequence GCAAAGGAAAAAGCCGCAAGAACCGGATAAATAAACCATGGAATCTTTATAGTATTCATGAGAATAGAAATAGCATGAATAAACGAAAAATCAAATTAAAATAAGGGACAAACCCTTTAATATTTACACAATCATCACATTGAGATTGTAAAAGGCGTGGCACAGCACGCAGGGCAGGACTGAGCGGTATTCCGAGTACAGACACCCGAATACGACGGACGGAAAAAACACCAGAAAAGCGTGCAGAGACTCACCGCCCCAAAGATGAAAAACGGCGAAAACGACGGAAACGGCAATATTTGCGGAGGAAACGGCATAAAGTGACGGCAGTTTAAGCCTCTCCAGCCACTCCTGCATCACGCCCCTGAAAAACAGCTCCTCCGCCACGGGAGCCAGCAGCAGGTACCGCAGAACCTTTGAGGAATCAAAAACAAAGCTGCCGCCGAGAAAGAGAATTCTCGCCCCGAAATAGGCGGCTCCGAGAGAAAAAGCGGTGAGCAGTATAATATTTTTCCTTTCCATTTTGATCAAATACCACGGAGGGAAGAAAAAAACAAACCTTTACCCTTCTGAAATGTCCTTTGTCTGTGGGACATAAATGCTGATTTCAGAATTGCGTACATTAACTGTTGTGTCATGAGGGCATGTTGTCCTATAATTCCCCAAAATTTATTTACGGAGCAGATAAGATGAACAGCAAAGGTTTCACTATTATCGAAGTGCTGGTGGTTATAGTTATCCTCGGACTTCTTGCGACTTTCATGGTGCCGAAGATTATGGGCAAGCCTGACGAAGCGAGAGTTGCCAAGGCGAAGAACGATATACTCGCCATTGAATCCGCTCTTAAGATGTACAAACTCGACAGCGGCTACTACCCCACCACAGAGCAGGGGCTTGAATCCCTGATCAAGGCGCCCGAAATTGAGCCTATCCCCAAAAACTACCGCAAGGGCGGCTATCTGGACACCTCCAAAAAGCCTCTTGATCCTTGGGATCATGACTTCATTTACAGAAGCCCCGGTGAGGACGACAGAGACTACGAAATAATCTCCCTCGGCGCGGACGGCGTGGAAGGCGGAGAAGAATTCAACACAGATATAAAGAGCTATGAAATAAGATAATGTCTGCCAGAGGGTTTACTCTTGTAGAGATCATTATTGTTCTTCTGATCATCGGCATAGGCTTTATGACCGTGGTTCCGGTCATGGTGGAGAAAACCACCGGAGAGCCGGAAGAGACAGCCTTTTTGAACGATCTGCTCAGGAAAACCGCAGATGAAGCGGCTGAACTGAGCAGAGCGCTCCCCATCAGAGGCGTCAAGGGCTCCGATACTCTGTTTCTGCATGACGGTGAAACGGTAAAAATTCCCGGAATCTCCGGAGTGTTATCCGCTGAGATCAATGATGAGGAACAGTCGGGACTTGATTACGTAATCATGGTTTATCCCAAAGGCATCTGCGATTATTTCCTTTTAAAAGTATCAGACACGGAAACCATCGAATCAATCCCCCTTCTGCTTCAGACGAGGCTGAAATGAGAAAAGGCTTTACGCTCCTTGAACTCCTTATCGCTATGGTGGTTCTCTCCATAGGCATGATGGGGATTTTCACCCTTGTGAGACAGTCTCTTGACATGAACGATTACGCCAAGCGGAAGCTTGATCTCCTCGGCAGAGGATACGAAAGAGTCATTCTCACTCTTGCGGAAGGCACAACACTGGAAGATATAATCACCGACAACGGTACAACATATACCTACAAGCTGGAAAAGCAGGATACGGGGCTTCAGGGCATTAAAGAATGCGAGCTGCGGATAACTGACGGCACAGCGGAGATGGCTTTATTTTATTATGAAAGATAACAAAGGCTTCACACTTGCGGAATTACTGATAGCCGTGGCACTGGCGGGAATCGTTCTTACCGGGGCATACTCGGTTTTCAACACTATAATCACCGCCCGGGATGTTTCAGTTAAGGCCGGAGACGCTGTAACGGTGAACGCAAAGCTGGCATCGCTTCTTTCCGCCGATTTCAGGCAGGCGGTAAGGAACACCGCAGAGATTGAATCACTGAGCGATCGTGTGGCGCTGAAGCTTGTCACTCATAACTCTCTTTACTTTCAGGGGGCAATGCCCGTTGAAGTGCTTTATTATATAGAAGATAAGTATCTGATAAGGGAGGAAAGCCTGCCCCTTATGGATTTTGAGCAGAAAATGCCGATCCTGCCGGATGCGGACAACCTCACTGTGCTTTTTTACGAAGCTGGCGAATACCACGACAGAACAATTCTCGGAACCAACATGATAAAGCTCAGGCTTGACACCTCCGGCATCAAGGTTGAGGCTGTAGCGGGAAGCTACCACCAGAACGGAATGTTCAACTCATTGGGGATAGGCGAATGAACAATAGGGGGAGCGTTCTTGTTTTTGTGCTTATCTTCGTTGCCTTCACCCTCGGCATAGTCACGTTCATGCACCGGCGCTCCGGCAATTCCCTAGCGGACAGCGCTGAGCTTCAGTTTGAGTACCAGTCTTCAATATACGCAATGTCCGCCATTGAAGCGATCAGGGAAGTCCTTGAGGATGACGACAACAACTACGACTATGACGGCGAATCATGGGCGCTGATTCCTCCTTTTCCCGTCCCTATGGGGTTCATCTCCATAACAGTAACCCCCACAAACGGACGCATACCGCTGAACATGATGGAGGGTGACAACAAATCCGAAGCCTATGTCACCGGATGCAGAAATACGCTGAAGGAGCTTGAGCTTGAGGAGTCGATCTGCTCCATTATGAAAGACTGGATAGACACTGACAGCGAAATTTCAGACCTTGGTGAGGAAAACATAGACTACTTCACCGACGGCAAAACCTACTCCACAAAAAACGGCAAGATGGAAACCCTCAAGGAGCTGAGCTTCATAAATGAAGCCAAAGATCATTTTGATGTCCTTGCCTCTCACTTCACCAATCAGGGTGACGGCAAGCTGAACCTCAACTTCATAACCAAGGAAGCTCTCATCGGGCTTGTGCCGGGCATTGCGCCCTACGCCGACAGCATTATAGAATACAGGGCGAACAACACTTATAAAGATGTGTCCAATATGATGAACGCCGCGAGCATTCCGCAGGATATTTACAACTCTTCACTGGACTATCTCTCGGTAAAAAGTTCTTTATTTTATGTAAAGACTGAAGTAAGTTTGAATGACAAGTCCCGTTTCTACCATGTTCTTCTGGAGAGAAACGGTTCACGCACCTCAGTAGTGAAATATATTGAAGGGAATGATGGCATCTTCTTCTGACAGAAATTTATTGATTAAAAACAGCAGGCTTTACAACATCGAAAACGGGCGGGCGGATTTTCCGGCAAGCACCGAACAGACAGGATCATTCAACCTGTTTCTGGATGATTCGATGTTTTTTTATCTGTCCATGGATCTCCCGTCCTCCAACAGAAAAAAAGCCAGAGGCTTCATAAGCAACTACCTGAGCACCCTGTTTCCCGAATACATGACGGAAAACTTCGGTTTCGTTCTCCACGGCGGTTCGGCGCTTATCTATCTGCCCGCGCAGGAGTTCGCTTCGTTTGTGAAAGAGAATCTGTCTCTCCTGAAAAAAGCTTCAAAGATAACCACACCGTTCATAGAAATGTTCGTGAGAGAAGCCTCGTTCGATTACACCGACGGCAGCAAATGCTACTCAGTCTCCGGCGGTGAGATACATCAGCTTTTTGACGAACCGGACGACGCCTGCACTGCGGAAAGGATTCTGAACAAGGTTATCCCCCCTAAAATGTCCATAAACATCAAAGGAGTTGAGAAGGAATCCTTTATACCTTCCTCATTTAAGCTTCCGGCAATAGTCCTTGCCGCCTGTTACCTTGTTTTTATCGGCGGGGAGTACCTCCGGCTGAAAGGATACGCTTCAGCCCTCAAGCTCAGGGAAAACAAGCTTCAGGAGCTTTACACCCTCGCAGGCGTAAACGGCACGGGCGACCCCTACGGAACCCTTCTTTTTAAGGCCAGAGGCGGCAAAGAAACAACACAGGGCGTAAGCATACTCACCGTTTTTGAAACCATGAGCAAAGCAGCAGACAAAAATAAAATAAAACTCGAAGACCTTACAGTCAGAGACACCACAATAAACTGTACAGGAACCGCCGCGGACTTTCAGGCTGTGGAGGAGTTCAAACAGAAGCTTCAGGAAGCCGGAGCCCAGAGGGCTAACATAGAGGACACAGACAAACAGGGCGAAATAATCAAATTCTCCGTGAGGTTCAGCTTATGAACATAAAACTGGATCAGGCGCAGAAAGAGAAGGCTCTTATTTGGTTCGTGGCGCTCTTTGCAGTATTTTTCCTTTTCTACTGGACACATATGTTTTTTGCTTCCAGAGAAAACTCATACCTCCAGAGGCAGAAGTCGTACACAGAGCAGATCGGCAAGACAGCCGAACTCATATCCGAAATATCCAGCGGAGCCAACTCCACCAAAAGAGTGGAATCGGGGCTTCTCTCCTTTATACAGAACACAGCCGCCAGAGCAGGCATAGCAGGTCGTATTCTGGATCTTAAGCCTGTTTCAAACGCATCCGGCGCGGAAGTAGTGTCACTGCGTATTCAGGCGCTTAACCTGAACGAGCTGAACTCATTCCTCGGTCTTGTAGAGGGCTACCAGAACCTGACAATTAAAAACTTCTCCCTAAAGAAAAGGTTTGACGATCCCACTCTGGCAGACATTAATC is a genomic window of Geovibrio thiophilus containing:
- the gspG gene encoding type II secretion system major pseudopilin GspG, which codes for MNSKGFTIIEVLVVIVILGLLATFMVPKIMGKPDEARVAKAKNDILAIESALKMYKLDSGYYPTTEQGLESLIKAPEIEPIPKNYRKGGYLDTSKKPLDPWDHDFIYRSPGEDDRDYEIISLGADGVEGGEEFNTDIKSYEIR
- a CDS encoding PulJ/GspJ family protein, translated to MKDNKGFTLAELLIAVALAGIVLTGAYSVFNTIITARDVSVKAGDAVTVNAKLASLLSADFRQAVRNTAEIESLSDRVALKLVTHNSLYFQGAMPVEVLYYIEDKYLIREESLPLMDFEQKMPILPDADNLTVLFYEAGEYHDRTILGTNMIKLRLDTSGIKVEAVAGSYHQNGMFNSLGIGE
- a CDS encoding general secretion pathway protein GspK, which codes for MNNRGSVLVFVLIFVAFTLGIVTFMHRRSGNSLADSAELQFEYQSSIYAMSAIEAIREVLEDDDNNYDYDGESWALIPPFPVPMGFISITVTPTNGRIPLNMMEGDNKSEAYVTGCRNTLKELELEESICSIMKDWIDTDSEISDLGEENIDYFTDGKTYSTKNGKMETLKELSFINEAKDHFDVLASHFTNQGDGKLNLNFITKEALIGLVPGIAPYADSIIEYRANNTYKDVSNMMNAASIPQDIYNSSLDYLSVKSSLFYVKTEVSLNDKSRFYHVLLERNGSRTSVVKYIEGNDGIFF
- the mrtJ gene encoding JDVT-CTERM system glutamic-type intramembrane protease MrtJ; protein product: MERKNIILLTAFSLGAAYFGARILFLGGSFVFDSSKVLRYLLLAPVAEELFFRGVMQEWLERLKLPSLYAVSSANIAVSVVFAVFHLWGGESLHAFLVFFPSVVFGCLYSEYRSVLPCVLCHAFYNLNVMIV
- a CDS encoding prepilin-type N-terminal cleavage/methylation domain-containing protein, with product MRKGFTLLELLIAMVVLSIGMMGIFTLVRQSLDMNDYAKRKLDLLGRGYERVILTLAEGTTLEDIITDNGTTYTYKLEKQDTGLQGIKECELRITDGTAEMALFYYER
- the gspM gene encoding type II secretion system protein GspM, with amino-acid sequence MNIKLDQAQKEKALIWFVALFAVFFLFYWTHMFFASRENSYLQRQKSYTEQIGKTAELISEISSGANSTKRVESGLLSFIQNTAARAGIAGRILDLKPVSNASGAEVVSLRIQALNLNELNSFLGLVEGYQNLTIKNFSLKKRFDDPTLADINLELVKNR
- a CDS encoding prepilin-type N-terminal cleavage/methylation domain-containing protein, whose protein sequence is MSARGFTLVEIIIVLLIIGIGFMTVVPVMVEKTTGEPEETAFLNDLLRKTADEAAELSRALPIRGVKGSDTLFLHDGETVKIPGISGVLSAEINDEEQSGLDYVIMVYPKGICDYFLLKVSDTETIESIPLLLQTRLK